Genomic segment of Streptomyces alboniger:
CGTCGCTCGTCCGCCGCGCGCTGGGCGAGGTAGGTGTGCCACCCGGTGTTGTGTACGTCGATGGCGGCGCGCCGCGGGTCGAGGTGGAAGACGCGGTTCACGGTGTCGGCGAGGAGCCCGGTGTCGTGGCTGATGAGTACGAGACCGCCGGGATACGACGACAGGTACCCGCGCAGCCAGCCGACCGAGTCGGCGTCGAGGTGGTTGGTCGGCTCGTCGAGCAGCAGCGTGTCGTGCCGCGAGAACAGGATCCGGGCCAGCTCGACGCGGCGCCGCTGGCCGCCCGACAGTTCGCCGACGGGCCGGTGCAGGGCCCGCTCGGGCAGTCCGAGCCCGGCGGCGACACGGGCGGCCTCCGCCTCGGCGGCGTAACCGCCGCGCGCCTGGAAACGGTCGTCCGCGCGGGTGTAGGCGGCCATGGCCCGCTCCTGCGCGGCCGGGCTCGTGGCGTCCGCCATGGCGGCCTCGGCGGCGCGCAGCGCGGTGACGGCCTCGTCCAGGCCGCGGGCGGAGAGGATGCGGTCGGTGACGGTGAGGGCGGGGTCGGCGGCGCCGGGGTCCTGGGCGAGGTGACCGACGGAGCCGGACCGGGTGACGGTGCCGGCGGCGGGGGCCGCGCCGCCCGCCAGGATCTTCATCAGGGTGGTCTTGCCGGCGCCGTTGCGGCCGACCAGGCCGATGCGGTCGCCGGGGGCGATGTGGAAGTCGACGCCGGACAGCAGGAGCCGGGCGCCGACGCGTACGTCGATGCCTCGTACGGTGATCATGGGGTAACGCTCCGCAATAGCGAATGGACACACGGGTGACGTGAGAGCGGGTGTCCTGGCTAGGAAACGCGGGGCGTAGACATGCGGGCGAGGCTACCGGCGCGGCCCCGCCCGGCGCACGGCCTTTTCCTCGCGCCCGGCCCCGCCGAGTTGCCCGCCGCCTCCGGCTCGCGGGGTCGCTGAGCTGCGGCTGCGGCATCCCCAAGGACGCGAGACCATCGACCCATGAGCGACATGGACGACCACGTCACCCTCCACCTCGCCCAGCACCCCGAGGCCGACGAACTCCTGGGACGCAGTCCGCTGGCCGCGCTGGTCGGGATGCTGCTCGACCAGCAGGTGCCGATGGAGTGGGCGTTCGCCGGTCCCTACACGATCGCCCAGCGGCTGAACGCGGCCGACCTCGACGCACACGAGATCGCGGCGTACGACCCCGAGGACTTCGCCACGCTCCTCGCCACGAAGCCGGCGGTCCACCGCTACCCCGGCTCGATGGCCAAGCGCATCCAGCAGCTCTGCCAGTACCTGGTGGACCACTACGAGGGTGACGCCACCGCCCTCTGGCAGGACGCCGACACCGGCGAGGAACTCCTCCAGCGCCTCAACGACCTGCCCGGGTTCGGCAAACAGAAGGCCCAGATCTTCCTGGCCCTCCTCGGCAAACAACTCGGCGTACGCCCCAGGGGCTGGCAGGAGGCCGCGGGCGACTACGGCGCCCCCGAGGCGTACCGCTCCGTCGCGGACATCACGGGCCCGGACTCCCTCCACAAGGTCCGCGCCCACAAACAGGAACTCAAAGCCGAGGCCAAGGCGGCCAAGGCGGCCAAGGAACCGAAGTCCAAGTAGGCCCGCCAACACCCCGGAACCCACTCGTTCGGGCGTTTCCGGGACCCCGGCGTGGACAGCATCGACCGGCTCTCGCTCACCTCGGCCCCTGCTCCCAGCGGACGTGTTTCCGCTTTGCCCCGTTTTCCGGTGGCATTTCCCAGGGGCGTACTCCGTCGCCATGGCTGCGCCCGGAGAGTCTTGACCGGTAGGCTTTCCGTGTGATCTTCAAGCGCATCGGAAACGGCCGGCCGTACCCCGACCACGGCCGGGAAAGCACCCGGCAGTGGGCGGACGTCGCGCCGCGCCCGGTCCGCCTCGATCAGCTCGTGACGACCAAGGGGCAGCTCGACCTGGAGACCCTGCTCGCCGAGGACTCGACGTTCTACGGCGACCTCTTCGCGCACGTCGTGAAGTGGCAGGGCGACCTCTACCTGGAAGACGGGCTGCACCGCGCGGTCCGCGCCGCGCTCCAGCAGCGCCAGGTGCTCCACGCGCGCGTACTCGAACTGGACTGACGGCCGCGTCATCATCCTCGCCTGCCCTCAGCGGCCCCCGTTGGCCCTTTTGGGTTGGACTGAGCCCCGGTCAATGATCATTTAGTAGGCATCACCGCCACGCCGCACTACGCTGCGCCCATGAGCATGCTCACTCCCCCCGGCATGGGCGGCGAATACCGCATCACGGGGGACAAATATCCGCGCATGCGCCGCACCGGCGGCCGCCGCAGGCTCGTGCTCGCGATCATCGCGTCCGCCGCGGCCGTGGGTCTGATCGGCTGGGGCACGTTGCAGCTCATCCACGTCTTCTCGGGCGGTGACAAGGCGTCGGCCACGGCCCCGGTCACTCCGGACTGCGCCGGCGAGCCGGACAAGCCCGCCGCCGAGGACAAGACCGAAGCAGGCACCAAGGCCGCGGCCAAACCGCTGCCCAAGCCCGGCCAGATCACCGTCAACGTCTTCAACGCCACGCCCCGTGGCGGCCTCGCCAAGAAAACCGCCGACGAGCTGAAGAAGCGCGGCTTCGCCATCGGCGAGGTGGGCAACGCGACGAAGCAGTTCGACAAGAAGGTCGAGGGCACCGGGATACTGCTCGGCGCCAAGGCGGCCGCAGGCACCGCGCTTCCCGTGCTCGGCACGCAGCTCGCGGGCGCCGAGCACAGGACCGACGCCCGCGAGGGCGGCGAGGTCGACCTGATCCTCGGCACGCGGTTCAAGGACCTGGCCAAAAAAGAGGACGCCGACAAGGCCCTGGCGGAACTCGCCAAGCCCAAGCCGGCGCCCAAGCCGTCCAGCGGCGCGAAGAACTGCTGACCGCTGCCGTTCCAGCAGGAAGCCGGAGAACAGGCAGCCGGAAACAGGCAGCAGGCAGACTCCGCTACTCCGCCGCCCCGTACATCCGGTCCCCCGCGTCGCCGAGCCCGGGCACGATGTAGCCCTGCTCGTTGAGCCGCTCGTCGACCGAGGCCGTCACGACCGTCACCGGCGTGCCCGCCAGCTCGCGCTCCATGACCTCGACGCCCTCGGGGGCGGCGAGCAGCACCACGGCGGTCACGTCGTCGGCGCCGCGCTTGATCAGCTCCCGGATCGCCGCGACGAGCGTGCCACCCGTGGCGAGCATCGGGTCCAGGACGTACACCTGGCGCCCGGAGAGGTCCTCGGGCATGCGCGTCGCGTACGTGGAGGCCTCCAGGGTCTCCTCGTTGCGGATCATGCCGAGGAAGCCCACCTCGGCGGTCGGGAGCAGCCGCACCATGCCGTCGAGCATGCCGAGGCCCGCCCGCAGGATCGGCACGACCAGCGGACGCGGGTACGAGAGCTTGACGCCCGTCGTCCTCGTCACCGGGGTGTCGATGTCGACCTGCTCGGTGCGCACGTCCCGGGTGGCCTCGTACGCGAGCAGGGTGACCAGCTCGTCGGCGAGGCGCCGGAAGGTCGGGGAGTCGGTGCGCTTGTCGCGCAGCGTGGTGAGTTTGTGCGCCACCAGCGGGTGGTCGACGACGTGGATCCGCATGACGTCAACAGTAACCGGGCCCGGGCCCGGCACCGCGCTGGCATCAACACCGCCGACCGGGGGAAGGTGGGGACGTACGAACCGAGGTGGTGTGGCCCATGGCGGAACGCAAGCCGGACGACGAGACCGATACCGAGCGCCGCAGGCGGCGTGCCCAGTTCCTGCGGGAGCGTGCCGAGGCCATCGAGCTCCGCGACCGCGTGAAGCCGCGCCGCGCCCGGGCGGCACGGATGCGTCAGCAGATGCGCATGCGTACGTTCCGCTGGTGACCGCCCCGGCGTGCGGCGGGCCCCGCGGGGGCACCGGATGAACGCGACGCGGACACAGCGGCCCGAAGACCTCTCCTGACGGCGCGGTTTCTGCCACGATTCCGAATGGGCGGGGCTCGACACAGCACTCCCCGCTCCCCGACCTCGCCGGGGGGACCCCAAACCGCCAACCGGCACTGCCTATGACCAGTGGGAGAGTCACGGTGTACTTCGCCGCACTGCTCGCGCGCACCGAAGACGGGTGGGAAGCGAGCGACACGGAGCTCGACGATGTGGAGACCCTGGCGGATCTGGCCGATCTGGCCCGTGAAGCCACGGCCGACTACGACGACGACACAGTGCTCGTCTTCATCGAACAGGAAGAAGCGTGGTTCGGCGTCGTCCGTGTGGACGGCGAGGAGGACCCGCGTATCTACGTCTCGGACGCGGCCGCGGCCGCCCGCAGCTCGTACGGGGAGATCCTGCTCACCGACGAGATGCTCGGCCGCGACCCGGGGGCCGACGACACGGTCGCCGACCTCGACGCACTCGACCTCGACGGTACGGAGGACGGAGAACCGGAGGATTCCGCCGACGACGGGGAGGAGGAGCCCGTCGAATCCGGTGACGCGGTGCCCGCGGGCCCGCTCGGCGACACGGAACTCCTCGCCGACCTCGGTGTGCCGCGCAAGGACCTGCTCGGCCTCGAGGCCGGGGACGCCCTGAACTCGATCGCCGACATCCTCGGCGCGGCGGAGGTGCTGGAGGCCGTCCGCTGAGTTCCGGGTGTGGACTAGGTTCCGGGTGTGGACCACCTCACCGAACACGACCCCGTACGCGACCGCTGGCGGGCGCCCATGCGGCTGGCTCTGGCCGAGGCCGAGCTGGCCGGCAGGGGCGGTGACGTACCCGTCGGCGCCGTCGTGCTGTCCCCGGACGGCACGACGGTGCTCGGCGCGGGGCACAACGAACGCGAGCTGACCGGCGACCCCACCGCGCACGCGGAGGTGCTCGCCCTGCGCAGGGCCGCCGCCGAACTGGGGCAGTGGCGGCTGACCGGCTGCACGCTCGTCGTGACACTGGAGCCCTGCACGATGTGCGCGGGCGCGCTCGTCCAGTCCCGCGTCGACCGGGTCGTCTACGGCGCGCGGGACGACAAGGCAGGAGCCGCGGGCTCGCTCTGGGACGTCGTACGCGACCGGAGGCTCAACCACCGCCCCGAGGTCGTCCACGGAGTCCTCGCGGAGGAGTGCGCCACCCCGCTGACGGACTTCTTCCGCAACCGGTGATACAGAGACCTGCCCAACGGATTTCAGAACACGGGCCACCTTGGGCTAGAGTTCCTCTCGGTAGCGTGTCCGAGCGGCCGAAGGAGCTCGCCTCGAAAGCGAGTGAAGGGTAACCCCCTTCCGTGGGTTCAAATCCCACCGCTACCGCTTCTCAGCACGAAGGGCCCGTCCATTGGACGGGCCCTTCGTCGTGCCACCGCGAAAGAGCCTGGGGAAAGAGCCTGAGGGAAGAGGCTGAGGGAGGAGGACGGGGGAAGCGGCATCGGGGGGACAAGCCGCTTCCCCCGATGGGGGCCGGCCCTCAAGTCCACGCCGTCGTCGGGGGGGAAGCGCACGGCGCGGACCCCGCAGTGGGGTCGGTCCCTCGCCCGCGGATTCCTGCCAGATCCGCCGGGCTCACTCTCCATCCTGCGCCCCGCGCGGGCCGCGCAGGGCAGGCAAAGGGCCTCTGCCGTCGGGCCGTTGGTCCCTAAAAGCCCGGTGAGTACGGGCCGGGTTAGACTCACCGCGGTCACAGGGGTCACACGGGGCGCGGGTAAGGGGAGGCCAGATCGTGGCGGTGCAGTGGAAGAAGATCGGCCTCTTCGTGGTGGTCGTCTTCGTGCTCTACGTGATCATCACCGACCCCGCCAAGGCCGCCGACTACGTGCAGATAGGGTTCGAAGGCATTTCGAGCGCCGCTCAGAGCATCGGTGACTTCATGACCTGGGTCGCCAACGGAGGCAAGGACTGAGCGGCCGCCCAGGCCGCCGGCGCCGCCCGGCCCCAGCCCTCTCCAAGGAGTGCCCGTGATCCGCCATCTGGTCCTCTTCAAGCTCAACGACGGTGTGCGGCGCGACGAGCCGCGCGTGGTCGAGGGCGTCAAGGCCTTCCGCGCCCTCGGCGAGCAGATCCCGGAGCTGACGTTCTGGGAGTGCGACTGGAACATCACCGACCGCCCCATCGCCTACGACTTCGCCATCAACTCGGCGGTCGAGGACACCGATGCGCTGAAGCGGTACATCGAGCACCCGGCCCACCAGGCGGGCGTCGCGCTGTGGCGGGAGTTCGCCACGTGGGTGATCGCCGACTACGAGTTCTGAACCACCGGGCGGGCCCTGCGCCCGAGGCTTTCCGAACGGCCCCGCACCATCGTGGTGCGGGGCCGTTCGGCGTCCTCGGCCCCAACTTCGCCCTCAACACGTAGTTATCGGGTGCTTGCACACAGTGCACATGTCTTGTGATGCTATGACCGCTTTTGACGGATGAGTTGACCGAGGTCGATCGACGAAGTGGCCAAGGTCGATCGAGCTTGACTGGGCTTGACTGAGAAGGGGTGGCGTTGACCGTGCCGGCCAGTACTGCGCCTGAGGCTCCACCCGCGAAGACGGCTCCGCCCGCCACGCCCGCCGCCACCGCCACCGCCACGACCAGTCCCCCCGCCAAGACCGCCCCGAGCGCCGGAAGCACCGGAAGCACCCGTGGAGCCGACACCCGGGCCCTCACCCAGGTCCTCTTCGGCCAGCTCAAGGAGCTGGAGCCGGGCAGCCCCGAGCACGGCCGGGTGCGCGGCGCCCTCATCGAGGCCAACCTGCCGCTCGTGCGGTACGCGGCGGCCCGCTTCCGCAGCCGCAACGAACCGATGGAGGACGTCGTCCAGGTCGGCACCATCGGGCTCATCAACGCCATCGACCGGTTCGATCCGGACCGCGGGGTGCAGTTCCCCACCTTCGCGATGCCGACGGTCGTCGGCGAGATCAAGCGGTACTTCCGCGACAACGTACGTACGGTTCACGTGCCGCGGCGGCTGCACGAGCTGTGGGTACAGGTGACCGGGGCGACCGAGGACCTCACCACCGCCTTCGGGCGCTCCCCGACGACCGCGGAGATCGCCGAGCGGCTGCGCATCACCGAGGAGGAGGTGCTCGCCTGCATCGAGGCGGGGCGGTCGTACCACGCGACGTCCCTGGAGGCCGCCCAGGAGGGCGACGGACTGCCCGGCCTGCTCGACCGGCTCGGCTACGAGGACCCCGCGCTCGACGGCGTCGAACACCGCGATCTCGTACGCCACCTCCTCGTCCAACTGCCCGAGCGGGAGCAGCGGATCCTTCTGCTCCGCTACTACAGCAATCTGACGCAATCACAGATCAGCGCCGAATTGGGCGTTTCCCAGATGCATGTGTCGAGACTGCTGGCCAGGAGCTTCGCACGACTTCGATCCGCAAATCGGATCGAGGCGTAACCGTATCGAGTGGAGTGCCGTCGGGGCTGTTCCCGACGGCACTGCTTGCTGAAAAGCCCCAGACCCCCTCTTTCCTGCACGGATGTCACCCTTGTTTGTCGACAAGTAACTACAGCGTGTTGCCGACATGTGACATTCTGCTGGAACCGCGTTTGCCGTAGCCCCACCTCCGGTATTCAGGTGGAGGCTGCGTTCCTCCGACGGGAGCGTCCGCCGCGACCGTCCGCGACCTCAAGGGGGTGGCATGTCCGCAGACCAGGGCAGCTCGAAGGTGCTCACGCTCACGCTCACGAAGAGCCCGAGCGAATCCGCACCCGCCGACGCGCTTCCGAGCGCACCCGACGCTCTCCAGAGCTCACCCGAAGCTCTCCAGAGCTCAACGGCCCCGGAAGCCATCGACACCCGGACCCTGTCCCGCTCCCTGTTCCTGCGGCTCGCCGCGCTCGACCAGGACAGCCCGGAGCGTGTCTACGTACGCGACACGCTCATCGAGCTCAACCTCCCGCTCGTGCGGTACGCGGCGGCCCGCTTCCGCAGCCGCAACGAACCGATGGAGGACATCGTCCAGGTCGGCACGATCGGCCTGATCAAGGCGATCGACCGTTTCGACTGCGAACGGGGCGTGGAGTTCCCGACGTTCGCCATGCCGACGGTCGTCGGTGAGATCAAGCGCTTCTTCCGCGACACCAGTTGGTCGGTGCGCGTCCCGCGCCGCCTCCAGGAGCTGCGGCTCGCCCTGACGAAGACGAGCGACGAGCTGGCCCAGCGGCTCGACCGCTCGCCGACCGTGCCCGAACTCGCGCTGGCGCTCGGGGTTTCGGAGGAGGACGTCGTCGACGGCCTCGCGGTGGGCAACGCCTACACCGCCTCCTCGCTCGACTCCCCTGCCCCCGAGGACGACGGCGGCGAGGGCTCCCTCGCGGACCGCCTCGGGTACGAGGACACAGCTCTGGAGGGCGTCGAGTACCGCGAGTCGCTCAAGCCGCTGCTGGCCAAGCTGCCGCCGCGCGAGCGCCGCATCATCATGCTGCGCTTCTTCGCCAACATGACGCAGTCGCAGATCGGCGAGGAGGTCGGCATCTCGCAGATGCACGTCTCGCGGCTGCTCACGCGGACGCTGGCGCAGCTGCGCGACGGCCTCATCTCGGACTGACGCGGTCCCTCAACCCGGACTGTCGCGACCGGAGTTGCTGACGGGGTTCCTCATTGACGGACCGTCAGCCACACTGACGCGATGCGACGTGGTGTTCGGAACGTGCTCGGTGCGTCCGTGGCCGTGGCGTGCCTCGGCGGGCTCCTCGCGGAGTGCGGAGGTGAGAGCGGCGGCGGCTATGTGGCGTCCGGCGTGCCGGATTCATCGCCGGACCGGGCTGCGGGCCCGACGGGTGACGTCAGGCTGATCCCGCTCGACGGAAGTGGCGGCAAGGGTGACTCGGAGGGGAAGTCACCTGCCGACAGCGGCAGTTCAGCCCCGGATGCCGGGGCCGGCCGCCCGGGCGGGGCCCCTGAAGCTCCTGACACTACCGAAGCTCCCCGATCCCCGGGGACTGCCAAAGCTCCTCGAACTCCTCAAGCCCCCGAAGCCCCTGAGACTTCTGAAGCTCCTGAGGCCGGCTCCTCCGGCGAACCGTCCCCCTCGGACCCGGGCCCGGCAGGCCCCGCCGAGCTGCGTGTCGGCGACCCGGAGCGCGCGCCCGCGGACAAGCGCTGGTGCGAGAAGGTGACGGTCACCTTCCGCAACACGGGGGGCTCCCCGGTCCGTTCGGGGGCGGTCACCTTCGGCACGCACATCATCGGCGCGCTGGGTATCGACTGGGGCACGGTCGAGTCGACCGTCCCCCTGCCGGTGCCGATCGCCTCCGGCGGGGAGAGGCGGAAGACCTGGCTGGTGTGCGTGGACGCGTGGCGCGTGCCGCTGGGCATGCGGGTGGAGACGCGTGAGGTCTCCACGAAGTGGACCTAGCGTCTGCCCTCCGGGGGCCGGTTCTTTGTGTGCGGGCGCGTCGTGCCCGCTCGCGCAGTTCCCCGCGCCCCTATCGGGGCACCCCTCATGACGGGCGTGACGAGATGCGCCCCGTCAGGGGCGCGGGGAACTGCGCGCCCAGCCACAGCGAGCCCGCGGGCAGAAGAAGCCCCACCCCCGCCAAAGCGCCGCCGCTACTTAAGCGCGAGCCACGCCACCGCCACCACCACCGCGACCGCGAGGACCACGCCGAGGATCAGGCCGACCCGCGGGCCGGAGGAAGAAGCCGCCGCCTGCTGGCGGCCCCGCGGGGCCTCGTCGACGAAGGCGCGGAACATCTGCGTGCTGCCGGCGGGATCGGGGTTGCCCTGGGATCCCTGGGGGTTGTGTGCCATGGGTCAGGACCCTAGCGAATGCACTGCTCCCGGCCCAACCCCTGCCCGCCTGGGACTTTACGACCGTACCCCCAGACCTTTGCCGACTCTTTAGGGCGTTGGTCCGGTTTTAGTTTGCCTGCGGCAACCAACTGCTTCTATCGTTGCCCTAAGCAACAAATACCCAGGAGGTGCCGTGGCCGCGCAGCGTCAGTACGAGGAGCTGGCCCGACAGCTCAGCGCCATCGGTGCCGTCAAGCGGGGCCTCGGGCGGGGGCTGCCCCACGACTGCCCCGGCGGGTCCGCCGCCGTCCTCGTACTCCTTGAGCGCCACGGCGCCATGCGGATGAGCCGGCTCGCGGAGCTGCTCGCCGTCGACATGTCGGTGACCAGCCGCCACGTCGCGCACGTCGCGGAGCGGGAGTGGATCGTCCGCGACCCCGACCCCGCCGACAAGCGCTCCCGCATCCTGCGGCTCACGCCCGAGGGCAAGGCCAAGGTCGACGAGCTGTCCGAGCTGTCCATCCGGACGCTCACCCACTACCTGCACGACTGGACCGACGACGAGGTCGTCCAGCTCAGCACGTTGCTCGCGCGTCTGCGCGACAGCTTCGGGGACTGCCGCGCGGCTTCGGCCCGGCTGCCCGACGTACAGACCACCCCAGAGACCACCCGTACACCCGCGTAAGAAAAGGAAACCCATGGCAACAACCACACCAGCCGGTGTGCGGGGCAGCCATGCCAAGCACGGAGCCCACCACGGTCACGCCGATGCGAACGCTCCGATGACGCACCGGCAGATCATGGAAGCGCTGTCCGGGCTGCTGCTCGGCATGTTCGTGGCGATCCTGTCGTCCACGATCGTCTCCAACGCCCTGCCCGAAATCATCGGTGACCTCGGCGGCGGCCAGTCCGCCTACACCTGGGTCGTCACCGCGTCGCTGCTCGCGATGACGGCGACCACCCCGCTGTGGGGCAAGCTGTCGGACCTCTTCAGCAAGAAGGCCCTGGTCCAGATAGCCCTGATCATCTACGTCGGCGGGTCGGTCGTCGCCGGTCTCTCGCAGAGCGCGGGCATGCTGATCGCCTGCCGCGTCGTGCAGGGCATCGGCGTCGGCGGTCTCTCCGCCCTGGCGCAGATCGTCATGGCCGCGATGATCTCCCCGCGCGAGCGCGGCCGTTACTCCGGCTACCTCGGCGCGACCTTCGCCGTCGCCACCGTCGGCGGACCGCTGCTCGGCGGCGTCATCACCGACACCTCGTGGCTCGGCTGGCGCTGGTGCTTCTACGTCGGCGTGCCCTTCGCGATCATCGCGCTGATCGTCCTCCAGAAGACCCTGAAGCTCCCCGTCGTCAAGCGCGACGTGAAGGTCGACTGGGCCGGCGCCTTCTTCATCAGCGCCGCCGTCTGCCTGCTGCTCGTCTGGGTCACCTTCGCCGGTGACAAGTACGACTGGATGTCGTGGCAGACCGGCGCCATGGTCGGCGGCTCGATCGTCCTCGGGCTGCTCTTCGTCCTCGTCGAGTCCAAGGCCAGCGAGCCGATCATTCCGCTGCGGCTCTTCCGCAACCGCACCATCACGCTCGCCTCGCTCGCCTCGCTCTTCGTGGGTGTCGCGATGTTCGTGGGCACGGTCTTCTTCAGCCAGTACTTCCAGCTGGCGCGGGGCGAGTCCCCGACGATGTCCGGCGTCATGACGATCCCGATGATCGGCGGTCTGTTCATCTCGTCCACCGTCTCGGGCCAGGTCATCACCAAGACGGGCAAGTGGAAGGCCTGGCTGGTCAGCGGTGGTCTGCTGGTGACGGCGGGCCTCGGTCTGCTCGGCACCATCCGGTACGACACCGAGTACTGGCACATCGCGATCTACATGGCCCTGATGGGTCTCGGCATCGGCATGATGATGCAGAACCTGGTGCTCTGCACGCAGAACCAGGTCGAGCCGCAGGACCTCGGTGCCGCCTCCTCCGTCGTCACCTTCTTCCGCTCGCTGGGCGGTGCGATGGGTGTCTCGGCGCTCGGCGCCATCATGGCCACGCGCATCACCGACTACGTGAAGGACGGCATCACCGACCTCGGCCCGAAGGCCGCCGCGCAGTTCGGCCACGGCGGCACCGGTGGCGGTGGCATCCCCGACCTGGACAAGATCCCCGAGCCGTTCCGCACGGTGATGGAGAGCGCGTACGGGCACGGCATCGCCGACGTCTTCCTGATCGCCGCGCCGATGGCACTGATCGCCTTCCTGATCACACTGTTCATCAAGGAGGTTCCGCTGCGGACGTCGGGCGCGCTCGCCCAGGCCGCGTCGGGCCCCGCGGACTCCACGGACTCCGCAAGCTCCCCGAGCGGTGCCGCACCGGCCGCCGCGGCCGTCGCCGACGAGCCCGTGCTCGCCTCCGTCGCCGCGCGCACCGAGACCGGGCCCGAGGGCACGCAGCGGCTCGCCGCCGTGGCGTCCGCCGCCGAGGCATCGGCCGGGGGACTTCCGCCGGTCACCCACGGCATCCCGGTGCACGGCTACGTCCGCGGCGCCGAGAGCGCGCCCGTGCCGCAGGCCGCGGTCACGCTGATCTCCCTCGGGGGACGCCAGCTGGGCCGCGCGGTCGCCCAGGGCGACGGGGCCTACGCCCTCGACGCCCCCGGCGCCGGTTCGTACGTGCTCATCGCCTCCGCCGACGGGTTCCAGCCGCAGGCGTCGACCGTCGTCGTCGGCGAGGACGCCCTCGCGTACGACATCCTGCTCAGCGGCACCAGCGGGCTGAGCGGGCTCGTGCGGGACGCGGACAGCAAGCTGCCGGTCTCCGGGGCCATGGTCATCGTGACCGATGTACGCGGTGATGTCCTGGCCACCGGACTCTCCGGCGAGCAGGGCGAGTTCACCTTCGCCGAGCTGGTGCCGGGCAGTGTGACCATCGCGGTGAACGCCGCCGGTCACCGGCCCGTCGCGCTGCCGGTCGAGGTCGGCGGGACCGGGGTCACCCGGGTCGAGGTCGAGCTGAACTCCGGTGCGCGGGTTCTCGGCACGGTGCGCGCGGGCGGCTCGGCTCTGAACGACGCCCGGGTCACGCTGGTGGACGCCGCCGGCAACGTGGTCGCCACCGCGACCACCGGGGCGGACGGGGCGTACGCCTTCACCGACCTCGACAGCGGTGAGTACACGGTCATCGCGACCGGATACCCGCCGGTGGCGACCGGC
This window contains:
- a CDS encoding HhH-GPD-type base excision DNA repair protein; its protein translation is MSDMDDHVTLHLAQHPEADELLGRSPLAALVGMLLDQQVPMEWAFAGPYTIAQRLNAADLDAHEIAAYDPEDFATLLATKPAVHRYPGSMAKRIQQLCQYLVDHYEGDATALWQDADTGEELLQRLNDLPGFGKQKAQIFLALLGKQLGVRPRGWQEAAGDYGAPEAYRSVADITGPDSLHKVRAHKQELKAEAKAAKAAKEPKSK
- a CDS encoding type II toxin-antitoxin system VapB family antitoxin, which encodes MIFKRIGNGRPYPDHGRESTRQWADVAPRPVRLDQLVTTKGQLDLETLLAEDSTFYGDLFAHVVKWQGDLYLEDGLHRAVRAALQQRQVLHARVLELD
- a CDS encoding LytR C-terminal domain-containing protein produces the protein MSMLTPPGMGGEYRITGDKYPRMRRTGGRRRLVLAIIASAAAVGLIGWGTLQLIHVFSGGDKASATAPVTPDCAGEPDKPAAEDKTEAGTKAAAKPLPKPGQITVNVFNATPRGGLAKKTADELKKRGFAIGEVGNATKQFDKKVEGTGILLGAKAAAGTALPVLGTQLAGAEHRTDAREGGEVDLILGTRFKDLAKKEDADKALAELAKPKPAPKPSSGAKNC
- the upp gene encoding uracil phosphoribosyltransferase, coding for MRIHVVDHPLVAHKLTTLRDKRTDSPTFRRLADELVTLLAYEATRDVRTEQVDIDTPVTRTTGVKLSYPRPLVVPILRAGLGMLDGMVRLLPTAEVGFLGMIRNEETLEASTYATRMPEDLSGRQVYVLDPMLATGGTLVAAIRELIKRGADDVTAVVLLAAPEGVEVMERELAGTPVTVVTASVDERLNEQGYIVPGLGDAGDRMYGAAE
- the tadA gene encoding tRNA adenosine(34) deaminase TadA codes for the protein MRLALAEAELAGRGGDVPVGAVVLSPDGTTVLGAGHNERELTGDPTAHAEVLALRRAAAELGQWRLTGCTLVVTLEPCTMCAGALVQSRVDRVVYGARDDKAGAAGSLWDVVRDRRLNHRPEVVHGVLAEECATPLTDFFRNR
- a CDS encoding Dabb family protein; translation: MIRHLVLFKLNDGVRRDEPRVVEGVKAFRALGEQIPELTFWECDWNITDRPIAYDFAINSAVEDTDALKRYIEHPAHQAGVALWREFATWVIADYEF
- a CDS encoding RNA polymerase sigma factor SigF codes for the protein MALTVPASTAPEAPPAKTAPPATPAATATATTSPPAKTAPSAGSTGSTRGADTRALTQVLFGQLKELEPGSPEHGRVRGALIEANLPLVRYAAARFRSRNEPMEDVVQVGTIGLINAIDRFDPDRGVQFPTFAMPTVVGEIKRYFRDNVRTVHVPRRLHELWVQVTGATEDLTTAFGRSPTTAEIAERLRITEEEVLACIEAGRSYHATSLEAAQEGDGLPGLLDRLGYEDPALDGVEHRDLVRHLLVQLPEREQRILLLRYYSNLTQSQISAELGVSQMHVSRLLARSFARLRSANRIEA
- a CDS encoding RNA polymerase sigma factor SigF encodes the protein MSADQGSSKVLTLTLTKSPSESAPADALPSAPDALQSSPEALQSSTAPEAIDTRTLSRSLFLRLAALDQDSPERVYVRDTLIELNLPLVRYAAARFRSRNEPMEDIVQVGTIGLIKAIDRFDCERGVEFPTFAMPTVVGEIKRFFRDTSWSVRVPRRLQELRLALTKTSDELAQRLDRSPTVPELALALGVSEEDVVDGLAVGNAYTASSLDSPAPEDDGGEGSLADRLGYEDTALEGVEYRESLKPLLAKLPPRERRIIMLRFFANMTQSQIGEEVGISQMHVSRLLTRTLAQLRDGLISD
- a CDS encoding MarR family winged helix-turn-helix transcriptional regulator, with amino-acid sequence MAAQRQYEELARQLSAIGAVKRGLGRGLPHDCPGGSAAVLVLLERHGAMRMSRLAELLAVDMSVTSRHVAHVAEREWIVRDPDPADKRSRILRLTPEGKAKVDELSELSIRTLTHYLHDWTDDEVVQLSTLLARLRDSFGDCRAASARLPDVQTTPETTRTPA